A single window of Nicotiana tomentosiformis chromosome 1, ASM39032v3, whole genome shotgun sequence DNA harbors:
- the LOC138908143 gene encoding uncharacterized protein — MEEYEAWIMGLRLAIDMNIQELLVIRDSDILVHQVLGEWAAKNTKILPCLHCLQELIKRFTKIEFKHVPRIQNEFIYALSTLSSMIQHPDKNFIDPILIGIYKQPAYCAHVEEAIDGNLWFHNIKEYLEKGEYPESATHTQKLTL, encoded by the coding sequence ATGGAAGAATATGAGGCCTGGATCATGGGACTCAGATTGGCTATTGACATGAACATTCAAGAGCTGCTGGTAATCAGAGATTCAGATATTTTAGTTCACCAGGTTCTAGGGGAATGGGCTGCGaagaacactaaaatattgccATGTTTGCACTGTttacaagagctgatcaagaggttcacaaagatagagttcaaacatgttccaaggatcCAGAATGAGTTCATATATGCACTATCcactttgtcttccatgatacaacacccagacaagaatttcatcgatcctatcctaATAGGAATTTataagcagccagcttattgtgctcatgttgaagaagctATTGATGGAAATCTGTGGTTCCACAACATCAAGGAGTATTTGGAAAAGGGAGAATACCCAGAGAGTGCTACCCATACTCAAAAGCTCACACTTTGA